TTGGGCAGGTTGCATATTCTCCTACGGGACACAAACCTTCCTTTAGTCCTTCCTCTGTTAACTCGCTGCCTTTTCTTGTCTCTTCTCCCTCCAACTCCCCCTCTTTGTGTAAGTTAGGTTGGGTGGACACTGCAGATTGTGTTTCAAGCACCACATCCGATGGGTTGGATTTCTTTTTCGGCAGGTCAAAGAGCGACCCTTCTGTAATGTCGTTGCTTAGCTTTTCTTCTGAAGGACACTTTCCTTTCTCCTTCCTCCGTAAACCTGCTGCTTTGTCTTGCCATCCCTTGGTGTTGAGATGGGTGGACCCCGTGTTTTGTGTTTCAAGCGCCATCTTCCTCGCCCTTCCACCTCCACCTGATTTCCTTCCACTTTAACCTCGTTGCATTTGATTCTTATCCCTTCTTTTTGTACATAAGTTGAGGCAGGTTCTTCTTGTTTTCTGACGGGTTGGTTTTTTAGTCATTTCCTTTCTCCTTCCTCCGTAAACGTGTTGCTTTTTCTTGTCATCCCTCATTCTCCACCTTCTGTTTGTTCATACGTTGAGGTGGTTGGACACCACTTCTTCTGTTTCAAGAACCTTCTTCTTCGCCCTTCTGCGGGATCAAAACATTCCTGATTTCTTTCTTCTGTAACCTTGTTGCATTTCATTCTTATCCCTTCTTTTTGTACATAGGTTGAGGCTGATTTTCTACTTCTATAATCTCGTTCCCTTTACTCCCTCTTTCCTTCGCCTCCTTCTCAAACATCGGTGGCGTTGAGGTGGGTGGACACCGTGTCTTGCGTTTCAATCACGATCTTCTTcacccttcctcttcctcctcctcctcctcctcctcctgctcctcctacGGGATGGATGCTATCCAACCTCCCGCCTCTCCTGTTCTCTCCGCCTCGGCAACACTTGAAGACGGAGAGGAAGGCGGCGCGGTAGTTTCGGTTCATCCATCCGTAAAGCAGTGGATTGGCGAAGGTGGAGCACATGGCGACCACGTGGAAAACGGTgtaaagcaggcggaaatattGCATATCCAACACGGCGCTATCGATATCCGTCGCCAGCTGGAAGGCGTGGAAAGGCAACCAACTGACGGCGAAAACCACCACCATGGTCACCAGCATTTTGGTGGTTTTTCGCCGTCTGCGATGGCGCTCAGACATAGCACTGCTGGTGCTAACGACGGTTTCCGCGGGGCTAACGTGGGCGCGGAGCTTCGACCAGATTCGTGCGTAGGCGAAGGAGATGATGGAGAGCGGCAGGAAGTACTGCAGGATCAACATGGAGATGCTGTACACCGTGCCGTCCGTGCTCTTCCCCGGCCACTTCTCCGTGCACACCTGAGGAGACACAGGGGGATGGGTTAGGGTCACTTGGAGTAGATTTGATGTTTTCTGTCAAacatccttccttccttccttccttccttccttccttccttccttccttccttccatcAACATGGATATTTTCTACTTTGTTGTTTATTCCTAGTCTTTACATTTCTATtgtacaatgccttgtctttttatgctgctcaaatacttcttatcttatcttatcctcTTTCCTTTCAACCATCCTACATTTCCTCTTTCCTTCGTCTTCCTATTTATCATACTTTCTATCTTCCTTCCTTCTTCCTTCCTTCTTTCCTTATTTTTTGTTCTTACTTTCCGTCATTTTCAGCCTATTCTCTATcatttccttccttcctttcaACAATCCTAAATGTCctccttccttcttcttcccattcatcttccttccttccttccttccttctttcCATCGTTCCTTCATTCTAGAAATCCTCTTTCCTTTCAACAAGTGTATTCCTAGTTAGGATGCTTTCcatcttccttccttccttccttattCGTCATATTTGAAAATCATCATATTTTCTACGTCCTTCTTTCTATCATCCTCTTTCCTTTCAACCATCCTACATTCATCCTTTCATCCTCCCTTCCTTCTTGCTTCTTCGTATACGTAGTTCCCTTTCAGAATTTTGTACTTTTCCTACGAGGCGAAatgaaacaaattaaacaaatgaGGAAGATAGGCTACACCTCTGAGTACAAGTTGAAAGAGGAGACATGAAAGAAGAGGAGATcaaagtctgtgtgtgtgtgcgtgtgtgtgtgcgtgtgtgtgtgtgtgtgtgtgtgtgtgtgtgtgtgtgtgtgtgtgtgtgtgtgtgtgtgtgtgtgtgtgtgtgtgtgtgtgtgtgtgtgtgtgtgtgtgtgtgtgtgtgtgtgtgtgtgtgtgtgtgtgtgtgtgtgtgtgtgtggtgtgtgtgtgtgtgtgtgtgtgtgtgtgtgtgtgtgtgtgtgtgtgtgtgtgtgtgtgtgtgtgtgtacctggatGGTGTGTCCTGGCTCCAGAGTGAAGGACCCGTATTCTCTGAAGATGGCGAGAGGACTGGCTAAGATGGCGCTCAGCACCCAGGTGAGAGCGATCACCCCGAAACACACGTCCTTACGCATCCTCGTCTCCAGGTGGTACACGATACACCTGGAataatcaaatacaaatattgatttaaaaaaaatcaataatctataaaatacatatctgtgacccgctctatcgaaatcagtcggaagtcccaacggctcatttcaacataaacgtggatttgcgtaaaaaaatagtttttccgggttcgggtgttttgtttgatttcaaataaacaaagtctttcagaatatgacatttttatttccaaaatcacgatAAACACGTGTTTGAAGCTTGTAGGGACGATGGCAGCGCTCGCACTCTGCTGcagagtaatcatagataacacggcacggtccgttacagtttgttcttatctgatttcaattaaacaaagtcttggctttcagaatattaaacttgtttctgcAAAtctcagatgataaatacagctttgaagcttcggcataattacaagcggagaacggagtaacttagcgtcacagcaggcagaacaacagccGCTGTTTCtcctgagggttttccccgggaaacaaacgcaaaacacacaaacgcaaaaatacacacacacacacacacacacacacacacacacacacactcgcttcccccagaccagtaatccaaaccaaAATATCTTCCCACCGTACTACTTCGATCATTTGctgataaccaatcagatcgatggattccagagaagaggaaactttgaaggcctttctcTCAAAACGATGACTCGCTGACGGTCGTTATATAATGTGAcgtatttcgcttaatatttggagaacAGAAACGATCCTGATATCATCAGGAAGCTCGgactctcctctttccaaccgatggagcaggtcacttatgtgtgaaaataataatattggAAAAGTAAATTAAAATCTAATAAAAACGTTCCTTTATTTTCCGGATATTCAATATGATGTCCTTCCTACCTTCCTTCTATCCATCCTCTTTCCTTTCTACCATTGTATTCCTATTCATCATGCTTTCTATCTTGCgtccttccttccttctttccttccttcctttcctCTTTTCTCCCTCACTTATTCGTCAATCATATCATGCTTCCTTTTCTCCTTCAGTCTATTGTCTATtatttccttccttccttcactGCTTCCTTCCTTCTTTCCTTCTTCCCTTCCTTCTTTCCTTCTTTCCTTCCTTCTTTCCTTCCTTCATTCTATCCATCATTCTAAATAaagatttaaaaacaatataaatacaatggataccgatggactgtccactccaagtagggaatgagtccttaccccaagtgaaggagttcaagtatctcggggtcttgttctcgagtgagggaacaatggagcgtgagatgggccggagaatcggagcagcgggagcggtattgcagtcgctttaccgcaccgttgtgacgaaaagggagctgagccggaaggcaaagctctctgtctaccgggccatgttcgttcctaccctcacctatggtcatgaaggatgggtcatgaccgaaagaacgagatcgcggatacaagcggccgagatgggtttcctccgccgggtggctggcgtctcccttagggataaggtgagaagttcggtcatcagggagggactcggagttgagccgctgctccttcgcgtcgaaaggagccagttgaggtggttcgggcacctagttaggatgccacctgggcgcctccctagggaggtgttccaggcacgtccagctgggaagagaccaaggggtagacctaggaccaggtggagggattatatctcttcgctggcctgggagcgccttgggatcccccagtcagagctggttgatgtcgccagggaaaagaaagtttggggctctctgctggaactgctacccccgcgacccgaccatggataagcgggagaagatggatggatggatggataaatacaaataaataataacaataatagattacatttgtattgcgcctttcaagggacccaaggacgctttacatAGTGAACAAacaaccaaacaaacaaacaaacaaacaaacaaacaagaagggccaataataaagtaaaaatgtaataaacagCCGTATGCGTGGACTGTGAGGTTaggggtcaaaggtcatggTGAACAGGTGCGTGTTTAATGATGTGTGTTGGCGTGTGAAGCTGGAAGACGACACGGAACAGAAACTCAGACGCTCTGATCATGAAATCTGTTCTACTTTAATTAAACCTTATTTTCCTGCCAAAAAACACGAGAATCAGAGAGTTTGTAGCAGATTCCCCGGACAGGTGGacggcgacacacacacacacacacacacacacacacacacaccgagcgGGGGAGTTTGCAAAGGAGAATCACAAAGTTTGGATTCGGTTCATGAAGGTTCTCTGGATAAATGTCTTCCACCGTAGATACTTTCACTTAAAGATCCCtgtcatcctcctcttcatcaacacatcacaggtctcagatatatccagagcctgtctctgattggctgacacaccaaacagatcattgcagcattacccataatcccctctgtttcagccctgtttccaaagtgctgattctctgtctgttacttcagatgaacacaaggagcccctccccacgcccctctgagagacatgtgGTTGCAAAGAACTCAaaggagctctagaggagattcaggtgataaggggggggggggggtaccttgttgctgattggctaatggctacacaacaacacaaacatTATGACCAACATGTTTACCAAACTGTATTTGATGATAGATGTTGCATCGATGGAGGAGCTCGGGTCAGAAGCCATTTCTACACTGCAGCTTCTGAGCATCAcaacctttgaatctttgaatCTTATTTCCCGCCCACCTGTGTCGGTCCAGTGCGATGACGTTGAGCGTGACGGTGGACACGTGCACGGCGAGGCACTGAGCGTACGGCAGCAGGAAGCAGAGCGCCCCCCCGAACTTCCACTCGCCCTGCAGCGTGTAGACCAGCGTGAAGGGGAGACACAGCGTGTTCACCAGCAGGTCGGCTGACAGAGAGGGAAGACACGGGAGAGACAGTTAATGTTTCATTCCGCGTGAAGGGGGGACACAGCGTGAAGGGGAGACACAGCGTGAAGGGGGGACACAGCGTGAAGGGGAGACACAGCGTGAAGGGGGGACACAGCGTGAAGGGGAGACACAGCGTGAAGGGGGGACACAGCGTGAAGGGGGGACACAGCGTGAAGGGGACACAGCGTGAAGGGGGGACACAGCGTGAAGGGGGACACAGCGTGAAGGGGGGACACAGCGTGAAGGGGGACACAGCGTGAAGGGGGGACACAGCGTGAAGGGGGGACACAGCGTGAAGGGGTGAAGGGGGGACACAGCGTGAAGGGGGGACACAGCGTGAAGGGGTGAAGGGGGGACACAGCGTGAAGGGGGGACACAGCGTGAAGGGGGACACATCGTGAAGGGGGGACACAGCGTGAAGGGGGGGACAGCGTGAAGGGGGGACACAGCGTGAAGGGGGACACAGCGTGAAGGGGAGACACAGCGTGAAGGGGGACACAGCGTGAAGGGGGGACACAGCGTGAAGGGGGACACAGCGTGAAGG
This genomic stretch from Pseudochaenichthys georgianus chromosome 18, fPseGeo1.2, whole genome shotgun sequence harbors:
- the npy2rl gene encoding neuropeptide Y receptor Y2, like, which translates into the protein MDDTNETFLATHWPFPCDPSIFEFPGKNPDDDPGIEPENDPGGGGGNPVGGDTSMGFPFPEDPIKMPSVQVVLILAYSTIIVLGVLGNSLVIYVIYRFKTLRTVTNFFIANLAVADLLVNTLCLPFTLVYTLQGEWKFGGALCFLLPYAQCLAVHVSTVTLNVIALDRHRCIVYHLETRMRKDVCFGVIALTWVLSAILASPLAIFREYGSFTLEPGHTIQVCTEKWPGKSTDGTVYSISMLILQYFLPLSIISFAYARIWSKLRAHVSPAETVVSTSSAMSERHRRRRKTTKMLVTMVVVFAVSWLPFHAFQLATDIDSAVLDMQYFRLLYTVFHVVAMCSTFANPLLYGWMNRNYRAAFLSVFKCCRGGENRRGGRLDSIHPVGGAGGGGGGGGRGRVKKIVIETQDTVSTHLNATDV